In Penaeus vannamei isolate JL-2024 chromosome 24, ASM4276789v1, whole genome shotgun sequence, the genomic stretch acatacacacacgcacgcacgcacgaacgcacgcacgcacgcacgcacgcacgcacgcacgcacacgcgcacacgcacacacgcgcacacgcgcacacgcacacgcacacgcacacgcacacgcacacgcacacgcacacgcacacgcacacgcacacacacacacacacacacacacacacacacacacacacacacacacacacacacacacacacacacacacacacacacacacacatatatatacgtacatatatgtgtatgtgtgtatgtatatatatatgtatatatatatgtatatgtatgtatatatgtgtatatgtatacacacacacacacacacacacacacacacacacatatatatatatatatatatatatatatatatatatatatatatatgtatgtatatatatgtttatgtgtatatataaatgtgtatatatatatatatatatatatatatatatatatatatatatatgtatatgtatatgtatatgtatatgtatatgtatatgtatatctatatgtatatatatatatatatatatatatatatatatatatatgtttatgtgtatatataaatgtgtgtgtgtgtgtatatatatatatatatatatatatatatatatatatatatatacatatatatacatatatatgtaatatatatatatatatctacacatacactcacacatacacacacacacacacacacacacacacacacacacacacacacacacacacacacacacacacacacacacacacacacaacacatacatatacatacattatatatatttatatatatgtacacatgtatctatagaggtatatatagatgtatgtatgtatatatatatatatatatatatatatatatatatatatatatatatatacatacatacatacatacatacatacatacatacatacatacatacatacaagtatatgtatatacatatatatgtatatatgcatgtatgtgtatatttatgtatatgtatgtgtacatatatgtacatgtatgtatgtatatatatatatatatatatatatatatatatatatgtataatatgtatatatatatacatatatatatatatatatatatatatatatatatatatatatatgtatgtgtgtgtgtgtgtgtgtgtgtgtgtgtgtgtgtgtgtgtgtgtgtgtgtgtgtgtatacacacacatttatatacatatacatatatatatgtatacatacatatgtatgtatgtgtatatgtatatgtatgtttacatatatctatatgtatgtgtatatatatatatgtatatgtataatatctatctatctatctatatatgtatgtatgcatatgtatgtacatgtatgtatatgtatgtatatgtatgtatatgtatatatatatatatatatatatatatatatatatatatatatatatatatatatatacctacagatagatatacgtatgtaagtacatacctaaatatacgtctatatgtgtatgtatatatatatatatatatatatatatatatatatatatatatatatatatatatgtacatatgtatgtatgtatatgtgtgtatataatgtatatatatatacatatatatatatatatatatatatatatatatatatacaatgtatatatatatatatatatatataaatatatacatatacacacatatatattcatatatattcacaattatgtgtgcgtgtgagtgtgtgtgtgtgtatgtgtgtgtgtgtgtgtgtgtgtgtgtgtgtgtgtgtgtgtgtgtgtgtgtgtgtgtgtgtgtgtgtgtgtgtgtgtgcgtgtgtgtatgcgtgcgtgcgtgtgtgtgtgtatttgtgggtacgAACCAAACTTTGTACATGGTTATTCTATTCCGTAATTTAGACCATATGATTTTGCCTTATGTCGTATGTGATAGAAATACAAGGAATGGTTGGAATACTGTTTATTTCACCCGAGTATGATGGTTTAAAAATAACGATGGATATTTTCTGCTTGTAGGAGAAATCATGTTAACAACAACTGCACAAAATTGTAGGGTATGTTAAAAACAGGTGTAGTGAAATGATTACAGATTTTGAGCTGATTTATTTAGATATTAATTTGAgattcaaaaacaaaaaatacgttAATCTTAATCCCTGTCAGAAATCAAATATCaaaactattaaaaaaagaaaaacattaataatcTATTATTAATTTAAGACACCTGAATACACAAATTTtcccattatttctttatttatttaatgtattgCAAAATATGACGTAAATAAACAACCAGTTCATATGTTCGTTACCGACAAAACGAAACACCATTTAGTCTACGCGAATCCCAACTGTGCGTAGAGCGTAGGGACGTAGGAGTCATATTGTGCTCGGTAGAAATTGCCGGCGAGGAGAGTCAGCCAGTACTTGCCGGCGAAGTCCATGAGGTTGAAGGACGGACGTTCAGTGGCTGCGGAGGAAAGGCGAAATTGTATTGTTTATTCCTTTACAGATCTAATAAGTGAGGGAAGTTTAAATGAGGATATTAACATGCAttcacgcaccccccccacccccaaacgcACACGTGGATGATGGTATCTTATTTACACTTGAATTTAATAaggtgactattattattatgtaatataACCATATCATGATAAGCCATCAATATGACCTACTTTACAGTACGGTGCAGTGGTTTGCAgtccacattaaaaaaaaagactggaAAGAGTTCATAGAGCAGCCATAAGATATATGAACATAGGACTAGCTGCTTtggacgaaagaaggaaaaggtgacaCGACTAAGCCGTTCAATTTCATTAAGGGTGACTTCAGGTAAAGATTACTGTACAACCATGGACACCAGAGAAGCGTGAGAATAATCTCTCAAATAATGTTGCtaaaaatgtagataaaaataaaaaactgcagCTCCTGTCCCCTATTAAAACAACTaaggacacacaaaaacacatatttattgattttagaGTAATATGCCGGTGCACAATAACCACTGCAACTTCATACGGTGTATGATTAAGTCAATTGCAGGATATGAAGATCAATTAAATGTTCCGGAAGCGTTATACTAATTAGTgtaaggatatatgtatgtgtgtatgaattatgTATACAGACTTGAAACATACAcacgtgtgaatgtgtataaTGGGCAGCAGAGGTACGCAAAAACAGTTGTTAATATGAAAATCTCGTAAATACGGCAGCaccatgaaaataaaacaaaagtaacgCTCAAAAGTATACAAAGCGGGAAATTGTTTTAACGGCCTTGCTGTTAATAGATCTGATCACGGGACCAGAAACGCCACCAGAACACCTAATTGATCTTCACATTTAGCAAACAAttagtaaaattatatatacacatcagaaAGCACGACGGCGGCAGTGCAACATATATTGCTCCTATTCCggagcgaaaggggagggggcggggagggggggggggaggcgtcgaGGCGGTCTTACCCTTCCCCTCGAGCCATGCTTAACGTTCACAACCGCATAATAGTACTTTGTCAAGATGATATTTGTATGGCCCGATTTTGAAATTGTAAAGTTTTTTTAATAACTATACACATTGAAGACATGATAACTGGAATCAAGCaagtaaaaccaaataaaaaacaaacaaacatttacctATAGACCCCTTTAACAAACACCGGGCCTTCAGTCTTGAATAGTAAAGCATATCCAAGATTTTGCATACATTCAAAATGATTTTCTCAAATACCTGTTttctttataaaaataaaaataaaaatattatttagaGAAATCCGCAACTCACCTGAAGTGTTGCTAACTGTAGGTTCATCAAACTCGATTTGTTTAGGCTGCAGGAAGATCAGGTAAGTGTAACGATGAAAACCTGAAATGATGAATGAAATGATATGACTTGATAATCAATGATAGTggtatattaacattaataataattatagtaatgacaataataataatgatgatgattataatggtgataatattagttataataatgataaaaataataaaactgatagtaacaacaatgatattgataataacaatgacaatgactaGCGGGACCCGTTGAAATTCCACGATAAAAAATCTGAGGtacttttctctttcattaatgGCAGTGATCGTACAATtaaagacatgaaaaaatacaaaaaatatgttaGTGCCAACACAGAAAAAATTGAAATGtgtaaacaaatcaacaacagtatttgttacctccgccaaggacaTTGTTTGGTAGCGTTGGATAGTTAAtttgttggttagcaagataaaaaggattttattttttttaccagaggtgtgtcttagcctaacttagaggCCATTAACTTGGTGGTGATCATGgtccagatccaggattttttttattgcatattaCCCCTATTGCTTGGATAATAAGagtaactattatcatgattacttttattacctccgccaagaaaattcctggatccagatccGGATTTAACGGCACCTaaattgggctaagacacacctctgaaaaaaaaatctaataattttttgttatcctgctaaccaataaCCCAAAACAATCTCCTTGGCGGAtgttataataagaacaatgatgactGAACTGGCAAACAACAAAATGGAggaacaggaggaccaggaggagaaggaacaggaggggaggaggaagaaggaggaggagcaatgagacgaaaaagaaggaagagaaggagaaggagtaatgtgacgaaaaagaaggaagaggaggagcaatgaGACGAAGACCCTACATCAGCGCAACACCCGGCTCGCCTTCTCACCCGATCCTTCCCTGGGTCCGGAGCCGATGAACTGCGTCAGCGTCGTCCCGCGGTGCACGTGGCAGCCGGGGATGTTGCCGACGAGCCAGTGCTGGAAGGAGCGCAGCGTCGCGTTCTCCCGGCTCGGCGCGTCTGGGTCTGA encodes the following:
- the LOC113822060 gene encoding protein D3; this encodes MFRPSIWLLLLLPACFFPDSLEHYVHGHWGGLGMPWNYRRNYFNPWLQHELVPDILFGPPPAVLQVVYNNSYPVNFGAVLTPTQVQSQPTFLRWPCRGDSLYTLVFLDPDAPSRENATLRSFQHWLVGNIPGCHVHRGTTLTQFIGSGPREGSGFHRYTYLIFLQPKQIEFDEPTVSNTSATERPSFNLMDFAGKYWLTLLAGNFYRAQYDSYVPTLYAQLGFA